From the genome of Alphaproteobacteria bacterium, one region includes:
- a CDS encoding ABC transporter permease, protein MTMLPLRPYLAAFRARFQLLLEYRVAALAGFATQLWWGGIRIMVFAAFYGAHAAAAPISLADAITYVWLGQALLALQPWVADPEIGHAIRTGGIGYDRLRPLDAYGFWYARTLGWMLARALPRALLMVLAAGIILPLVGLDEWAWRPPASVTAALLFIPAFVLMTALAAAVLMLANVVVAASLNERGVNSILTPLVIVLSGSLLPLNFYPDAWQSWLHLQPLAGIVDIPFRIYFADLAGGAAAQGLALQAGWTAVLIGIGRLAMARMMRRLEMQGG, encoded by the coding sequence ATGACGATGCTGCCGCTGCGCCCCTACCTCGCGGCCTTCCGCGCGCGCTTCCAGCTCCTGCTCGAGTACCGCGTCGCGGCGCTGGCGGGATTCGCCACACAGCTCTGGTGGGGCGGCATCCGCATCATGGTGTTCGCCGCCTTCTACGGCGCCCACGCGGCGGCGGCGCCGATCAGCCTGGCCGACGCCATCACCTATGTCTGGCTGGGTCAGGCGCTGCTGGCGCTGCAGCCCTGGGTCGCCGACCCGGAGATCGGCCACGCGATCCGCACCGGCGGCATCGGCTACGACCGCCTGCGCCCGCTCGACGCCTACGGCTTCTGGTACGCGCGCACGCTGGGATGGATGCTGGCGCGCGCCCTGCCGCGCGCGCTGCTGATGGTGCTGGCCGCGGGCATCATCCTGCCGCTCGTGGGGCTCGATGAATGGGCGTGGCGCCCGCCGGCCAGTGTCACGGCGGCGCTGCTCTTCATCCCCGCCTTCGTGCTGATGACGGCGCTGGCAGCCGCCGTGCTGATGCTCGCCAACGTCGTCGTCGCCGCGAGCCTCAACGAGCGCGGCGTGAACTCGATCCTGACGCCCCTGGTGATCGTCCTCTCCGGCAGCCTGCTGCCGCTGAACTTCTATCCCGACGCGTGGCAATCGTGGCTGCACCTGCAGCCGCTGGCGGGCATCGTCGACATCCCGTTCCGCATCTATTTCGCCGATCTCGCCGGCGGCGCGGCGGCGCAGGGACTGGCACTGCAGGCAGGCTGGACGGCGGTGCTCATCGGTATCGGCCGTCTCGCCATGGCGCGCATGATGCGCCGGCTCGAGATGCAGGGCGGCTGA
- a CDS encoding ABC-2 family transporter protein, with protein MLILGQCAATSIEILGVYALFSRFGSVGGWSFGEAALFYALVNITFSLADMLTRGFEVFGTDFVRTGAFDRVLLRPRAAALQLAGHEVRLSRLGRLIQGVVVLAIASRLVPIDWDGPAIAMAIWAVTGGVALFFGMLVLQATMAFWTVESLEIANVLTYGGVQAAQYPLNIYATWFRRLLTFGVPLACVAYYPVLAILKRPDPLGAPDWLLPFTPLAGFAFLALSFLAWRAGVARYASTGS; from the coding sequence ATGCTGATCCTCGGCCAGTGCGCGGCGACGTCGATCGAGATCCTGGGCGTGTACGCGCTGTTCAGCCGCTTCGGCTCGGTCGGCGGCTGGAGCTTCGGCGAGGCGGCGCTGTTCTACGCGCTGGTCAACATCACTTTCTCGCTCGCCGACATGCTCACCCGCGGCTTCGAGGTGTTCGGCACCGACTTCGTGCGCACCGGCGCCTTCGACCGGGTGCTGCTGCGCCCGCGCGCCGCCGCGCTGCAGCTGGCCGGCCACGAGGTACGGCTGTCGCGGCTGGGGCGCCTGATCCAGGGCGTCGTCGTGCTGGCGATCGCCAGCAGGCTGGTGCCGATCGACTGGGACGGGCCGGCGATCGCGATGGCCATCTGGGCCGTGACCGGCGGCGTCGCGCTGTTCTTCGGCATGCTGGTGCTGCAGGCGACGATGGCCTTCTGGACCGTCGAGAGCCTGGAGATCGCCAACGTGCTGACCTATGGCGGCGTGCAGGCGGCGCAGTATCCGCTCAACATCTACGCCACGTGGTTCCGCCGCCTGCTGACCTTCGGCGTGCCGCTGGCCTGTGTCGCCTACTACCCGGTGCTCGCAATCCTGAAGCGGCCCGATCCGCTGGGCGCACCGGACTGGCTGCTGCCGTTCACGCCGCTGGCCGGCTTCGCCTTCCTCGCGCTGTCGTTCCTTGCCTGGCGCGCCGGCGTGGCACGGTACGCCTCGACCGGCAGCTAG
- a CDS encoding amidohydrolase family protein translates to MLIEGGRIREIRNDGGISEARDTTVVDLRGAYLMPGLWDVHVHPDYYSVTQMPVADQVTLFGHRLMSALTESGIVGFRCAGSHSYMDVAWKRAFDSGQYVGPRLFASGHFLTTTGGHFLTSGHALECDGPYGFVKAIREEIKNGVDHIKLNLSGGILGPAWDRHQNSFLLEDELEAAFAICRLREFKVMAHATNPDAVKNAIRLGAHSVEHGYIMDDECIELFLKHDTWYVPTLAISHLTPGQATNDWERRWVEQRNMAYDLCCRADAASDVHRVGFEKALKAGVKMALGSDIRPLKEAALLELGLWVRSGATPWQALVAATRNGAAICGVGHELGTIEVGKLADLIVVDGNPLEDINNVRRLQLVLKEGVIVSDRRDPWSKPQAPAF, encoded by the coding sequence GTGCTGATCGAGGGCGGTCGCATCCGCGAGATCCGCAACGACGGTGGCATTTCCGAAGCCCGCGATACGACGGTGGTCGACCTGCGTGGCGCCTACTTGATGCCCGGGCTATGGGACGTCCACGTCCATCCGGACTACTACTCGGTCACCCAGATGCCGGTGGCCGATCAGGTCACGCTGTTCGGCCATCGGCTGATGTCGGCGCTGACCGAGTCCGGCATCGTCGGATTTCGCTGCGCCGGGTCGCACAGCTACATGGACGTCGCCTGGAAGCGTGCTTTCGACTCGGGCCAGTATGTCGGACCGCGCCTGTTCGCCTCGGGCCACTTCCTCACGACCACCGGCGGCCACTTCCTGACCTCCGGGCATGCGCTGGAATGCGACGGGCCCTACGGCTTCGTCAAAGCCATTCGCGAGGAGATCAAGAACGGCGTCGACCACATCAAGCTCAACCTGTCAGGCGGAATCCTCGGGCCCGCCTGGGATCGACACCAGAACTCCTTCCTGCTGGAGGACGAGCTGGAGGCCGCGTTCGCGATCTGCCGGCTGCGCGAGTTCAAGGTGATGGCGCATGCGACCAATCCCGATGCCGTGAAGAACGCGATCCGGCTGGGTGCGCACAGCGTCGAGCACGGCTACATCATGGACGACGAGTGCATCGAGCTCTTCCTCAAGCACGACACCTGGTACGTGCCGACACTCGCGATCAGCCATCTCACGCCCGGCCAGGCGACCAACGATTGGGAGCGGCGCTGGGTCGAGCAGCGCAACATGGCGTATGACCTGTGCTGTCGCGCCGATGCGGCGTCGGACGTCCATCGCGTCGGCTTCGAGAAGGCGCTCAAGGCGGGCGTGAAGATGGCGCTGGGCTCGGATATCCGGCCGCTCAAGGAGGCCGCGCTGCTCGAGCTCGGGCTCTGGGTGCGCTCCGGCGCGACGCCGTGGCAGGCGCTGGTTGCGGCGACCCGCAATGGTGCCGCCATCTGCGGCGTAGGCCACGAGCTGGGGACCATCGAGGTGGGCAAGCTCGCCGACCTGATCGTGGTCGATGGCAATCCGCTCGAGGACATCAACAACGTGCGGCGGCTTCAGCTGGTGCTGAAGGAAGGTGTGATCGTGTCCGACAGGCGCGATCCTTGGTCCAAGCCGCAGGCGCCTGCGTTCTAG
- a CDS encoding Lrp/AsnC ligand binding domain-containing protein: MLRLLQANGRLSNAELAGKVGISAATCHRRTQRLFEEGLIAQVRAMVDPRKVGRGALVMVGVVLDRSTPESFAQFEKAAAKLRFVLDCHLVAGDFDYFLKIRVGDMADFNRIHGEQLIALPGVRQTRTFFVMKEVVDNAPLDF; the protein is encoded by the coding sequence ATGCTGCGGCTGCTGCAGGCCAACGGCCGCCTGAGCAATGCCGAGCTGGCCGGGAAGGTCGGCATCAGCGCCGCGACCTGCCACCGACGTACGCAGCGGTTGTTCGAGGAGGGCTTGATCGCTCAGGTGCGGGCCATGGTCGACCCGCGCAAGGTCGGCCGCGGCGCGCTGGTCATGGTCGGCGTGGTGCTCGATCGCTCCACGCCCGAGAGCTTCGCCCAGTTCGAGAAGGCAGCGGCGAAGCTGAGGTTCGTGCTGGATTGCCATCTGGTGGCAGGGGATTTCGACTACTTCCTGAAGATCAGGGTCGGCGACATGGCCGATTTCAACCGCATCCACGGCGAGCAGCTGATCGCGCTGCCTGGCGTGCGTCAGACACGCACCTTCTTCGTGATGAAGGAGGTCGTCGACAACGCGCCGCTCGACTTCTGA
- a CDS encoding 1-aminocyclopropane-1-carboxylate deaminase: protein MLETFPRYPLTFGPTHIEKLERLSAHLGGQVELYAKREDCNSGLAFGGNKLRKLEYIIPDALASNADTLVSIGGVQSNHTRMVAAVAAKIGMKCRLVQESWVPHEDAVYDRVGNIMLSRVMGADVRLVDDGFDIGIRKSWQEAIDDVKAKGGKPYAIPAGASVHKYGGLGYVGFAEEVREQEKALGFAFDYIVVCTVTGSTHAGMVVGFAKDGRQRKVIGIDASGTPAQTKAQVLQIARDTARLVKLGKQIEDDDVVLIEDYAYPAYGVPSEETKEAIRLTARLEGMITDPVYEGKSMQGTIDLVKKGFFPKGAKILYAHLGGAPALNGYGYAFRNG, encoded by the coding sequence ATGCTTGAGACCTTCCCGCGCTACCCCCTCACCTTCGGTCCCACCCACATCGAGAAGCTGGAGCGACTGTCGGCCCACCTCGGCGGCCAGGTCGAGCTCTACGCCAAGCGCGAGGACTGCAATTCCGGCCTTGCCTTCGGCGGCAACAAGCTGCGCAAGCTCGAGTACATCATTCCGGATGCGCTGGCTTCCAACGCCGATACGCTGGTCTCCATCGGCGGCGTGCAGTCCAACCACACCCGCATGGTGGCGGCCGTCGCGGCCAAGATCGGCATGAAGTGCCGACTGGTTCAGGAGAGCTGGGTGCCGCACGAGGACGCCGTCTACGACCGCGTCGGCAACATCATGCTGAGCCGCGTCATGGGCGCCGACGTGCGGCTGGTCGATGACGGCTTCGACATCGGCATCCGCAAGAGCTGGCAGGAGGCGATCGACGACGTGAAGGCCAAGGGCGGCAAGCCCTACGCCATCCCCGCCGGCGCCTCGGTGCACAAGTACGGCGGCCTGGGCTATGTCGGCTTCGCCGAGGAAGTGCGCGAGCAGGAGAAGGCACTGGGCTTCGCCTTCGACTACATCGTGGTCTGCACGGTGACCGGCTCGACCCATGCCGGCATGGTCGTAGGCTTCGCCAAGGACGGCCGCCAACGCAAGGTGATCGGCATCGACGCCTCGGGCACGCCGGCGCAGACCAAGGCGCAGGTCCTGCAGATCGCGCGCGACACCGCCAGGCTGGTCAAGCTCGGCAAGCAGATCGAGGACGACGACGTCGTGCTGATCGAGGACTACGCCTACCCCGCCTACGGCGTACCGTCGGAGGAGACCAAGGAGGCGATCCGCCTGACCGCCCGCCTCGAGGGCATGATCACGGACCCGGTCTACGAGGGCAAATCGATGCAGGGCACCATCGACCTCGTGAAGAAGGGCTTCTTTCCCAAGGGCGCGAAGATCCTCTACGCCCATCTCGGCGGTGCGCCGGCGCTCAACGGCTACGGCTACGCTTTCCGCAACGGCTGA
- a CDS encoding C-terminal binding protein, with protein sequence MVKTVLYAEKLYDDDKVEREVFGPDVRVVWRNVDNLSLLEDRDCADVDGLLVMRHAVTAEHFARFPKLACIVRMGVGYDKIDRKAAEACKVMVCNVPDYGTTEVADHALALALALRRGIALHLEAQRRPQPARWSYVRDSLLKRNGVQTFGIVGLGRIGTAAALRAKAFQFRVVVYDPYMPNGTELGVGVERVRSLEALMEQTDTLSIHAPLTPETRGMISRAMLERMPKGGVVVNTARGPIVDVDALADLLKRGHLAGVGLDVLPVEPPVEPIPELLRAYRAREPWCEGRLIITPHSAFFTPEAWDNTRRLAAETMHAALVGPRPQNVITPDMF encoded by the coding sequence ATGGTCAAGACAGTGCTGTACGCGGAGAAGCTCTACGACGACGACAAGGTCGAGCGCGAGGTGTTCGGGCCCGACGTCCGCGTGGTGTGGCGCAACGTCGACAATCTCTCGCTGCTCGAGGACCGCGACTGCGCGGATGTCGATGGCCTGCTGGTGATGCGTCACGCGGTGACCGCCGAGCACTTCGCCAGGTTTCCCAAGCTCGCCTGCATCGTGCGCATGGGCGTCGGCTACGACAAGATCGACCGCAAGGCGGCCGAGGCCTGCAAGGTGATGGTGTGCAATGTGCCGGACTACGGCACGACCGAAGTAGCCGACCATGCACTGGCGCTGGCCTTGGCGTTGCGTCGCGGCATCGCGCTGCACCTCGAGGCGCAGCGCCGGCCGCAGCCCGCGCGGTGGAGCTATGTGCGCGACTCGCTGCTCAAGCGCAACGGCGTGCAAACCTTCGGCATCGTCGGACTGGGTCGCATCGGCACGGCGGCAGCACTGCGCGCCAAGGCGTTCCAGTTCCGCGTCGTCGTCTACGACCCCTATATGCCGAACGGTACGGAGCTGGGCGTCGGCGTCGAGCGCGTGCGCTCGCTCGAGGCGCTGATGGAGCAAACCGACACGCTGTCGATCCACGCGCCGCTGACGCCGGAGACGCGCGGCATGATCTCGCGCGCCATGCTCGAGCGCATGCCGAAGGGCGGCGTGGTGGTGAACACGGCGCGCGGGCCGATCGTCGACGTCGACGCGCTTGCCGACCTGCTCAAGCGCGGCCATCTCGCCGGCGTCGGCCTCGACGTGCTGCCCGTCGAGCCGCCGGTCGAGCCCATCCCCGAATTGCTGCGTGCCTACCGTGCGCGCGAGCCGTGGTGCGAAGGGCGCCTGATCATCACGCCGCACTCCGCCTTCTTCACGCCCGAGGCCTGGGACAACACGCGGCGGCTGGCGGCTGAAACCATGCACGCGGCACTGGTCGGCCCGCGGCCGCAGAACGTGATCACCCCCGACATGTTCTGA
- a CDS encoding VOC family protein yields MFSHIFVGADDVAASKKFYDAVLGAIGIPEGKADPKGRVFYRTPTGTFGLTKPIDGKEATHANGGTIGFACDSPEKVKAFHDAGVANGGKSIEDPPGPRSAGAVTLHLAYLRDPYGNKICALHRGG; encoded by the coding sequence ATGTTCAGTCACATTTTTGTCGGTGCCGACGATGTTGCGGCGTCGAAGAAGTTCTACGATGCAGTGCTCGGCGCGATCGGCATACCGGAGGGCAAGGCCGATCCAAAGGGCCGGGTGTTCTACCGCACGCCTACCGGCACATTCGGCCTCACCAAGCCGATCGATGGCAAGGAGGCGACGCACGCCAATGGCGGCACCATCGGCTTTGCCTGCGACAGCCCCGAGAAGGTGAAGGCCTTCCACGATGCGGGCGTCGCCAACGGCGGCAAGAGCATCGAGGATCCCCCGGGTCCGCGTTCGGCCGGTGCCGTGACGCTTCATCTCGCCTATCTGCGCGATCCCTACGGCAACAAGATCTGCGCGCTGCACCGCGGCGGCTGA
- a CDS encoding D-2-hydroxyacid dehydrogenase yields MVASNCFKFVMLPPQTDTTRDWARRLAEAVPEARVVVAEDSDIAAREIVDAEAAFGWLGNELLSKATKLRWLQAPMAAPPAGYYYPELTSHCVRVTNFREIYNDHIGAHILAFVLAFARGLHKFIPQQLRRQWKKSPLEDGDVVHLPEATALIVGVGGIGAEAARLLAAFGVTVLATDARRTAAPSGVAELHPPNALDDLLPRADFVILTVPHTPSTEGFFNRARFQRMKRTAIFINIGRGMTTRLDDLVAALQAGEIAGAGLDVYEKEPLPSDHPLWAMPNVLLTPHIAGHGPYLNERRFQIVADNCRAFAAGLALRNEVDKASWF; encoded by the coding sequence ATGGTCGCCAGCAACTGCTTCAAGTTCGTCATGCTGCCGCCGCAGACGGACACGACTCGCGACTGGGCCAGGCGTCTGGCCGAAGCGGTGCCCGAAGCTCGTGTCGTCGTTGCTGAAGATTCCGATATCGCCGCACGCGAGATCGTCGACGCGGAAGCCGCCTTCGGCTGGCTTGGCAACGAGCTGCTGTCGAAAGCCACGAAGCTGCGCTGGCTGCAGGCGCCGATGGCGGCGCCTCCGGCCGGCTACTACTACCCCGAGCTGACCAGCCATTGCGTGCGGGTGACGAATTTCCGCGAGATCTACAACGATCACATCGGCGCGCACATTCTGGCCTTCGTCCTGGCCTTTGCCCGAGGGCTGCACAAGTTCATTCCACAGCAGCTGCGCCGGCAGTGGAAGAAGAGCCCGCTGGAAGACGGCGACGTCGTGCACTTGCCCGAAGCGACGGCCCTGATCGTCGGTGTCGGCGGCATCGGCGCCGAGGCCGCGCGCCTGCTCGCGGCGTTCGGCGTGACCGTGCTGGCAACCGACGCACGCCGCACGGCGGCACCCAGCGGCGTCGCCGAGCTGCATCCGCCGAATGCGCTCGACGACCTGCTGCCGCGCGCCGACTTCGTCATCCTGACGGTGCCGCACACGCCGTCGACCGAAGGCTTCTTCAACCGGGCCCGCTTCCAGCGCATGAAGCGGACGGCGATCTTCATCAACATCGGCCGCGGCATGACCACCAGGCTCGATGACCTGGTCGCGGCGCTGCAGGCCGGCGAGATCGCCGGTGCCGGACTCGACGTCTACGAGAAGGAGCCGCTGCCGAGCGATCATCCGCTCTGGGCCATGCCGAACGTCTTGCTCACGCCGCACATAGCGGGACACGGGCCATACCTGAACGAGCGCCGCTTCCAGATCGTGGCGGACAATTGCCGCGCCTTCGCGGCCGGGCTTGCGTTGCGCAACGAGGTCGACAAGGCGTCGTGGTTCTGA
- a CDS encoding M23 family metallopeptidase, with protein sequence MDRYEVTVRIEKGDTLEKILSELDFAPREIDKAIDALRTALRGSRPVEGKGRNARAVHTRQLAAWQAPIRLPVGEAVEVTVGAPRGIDGRPTLLDLSIRPTVTRELALRRLDNGDFDAQERIYKVVTKLMRAAGVVKGSLRASTDAAGVPPAAMNEALRAFAYDLDLQRDVKRGDRFTVLLEQAFTSDGRQVGHGRVIWAELKLSGKRTASVHRFRPERGADQFWLPNGQSVVKSLIRTPMDLRRVSSRFGMRGHPILGYTAMHTGIDFAAPYGTPVIAAGSGVVKQAGPNGGYGNWVLIAHDQRISTGYAHLARFAPGIRPGARVRQGQVIGFVGSTGLSTGPHLHYELHSGGRPVNPITHRAAVRGSLAGKDLARFRAQVAKTTRERNSAPMLVARSDSDSGDSVRTTVTPIRSRSRPPASRAIQLAYLVDSVEMPSLSASAPRAKPAKARSVVKTHRSVKRHAAAKPPKAAKPRSGGKYRSAVKQRPAVKSHAAVKQHPTVKMRSGVKHRSGVKHRSRLKHRSAVRESPMVQARPVAKQRSVVKKHSAVKQRKIVVTRAAAKSRGGTSARKR encoded by the coding sequence ATGGATCGCTACGAGGTCACGGTGCGTATCGAGAAGGGCGACACGCTGGAGAAGATCCTTTCCGAGCTCGACTTCGCACCGCGCGAGATCGACAAGGCGATCGACGCGCTGCGCACGGCGTTGCGTGGGTCCAGGCCGGTCGAGGGCAAGGGTCGGAATGCCAGGGCCGTGCACACCAGGCAGCTCGCCGCCTGGCAGGCGCCGATCCGGTTGCCGGTCGGCGAGGCCGTCGAGGTCACCGTCGGCGCGCCCAGAGGGATTGATGGGAGGCCGACGCTTCTGGACCTGTCGATTCGACCGACGGTGACGCGCGAGCTCGCGCTGCGTCGCCTCGACAACGGCGACTTCGACGCGCAGGAGCGCATCTACAAGGTCGTCACCAAGCTCATGCGTGCGGCCGGTGTGGTAAAGGGCTCGTTGCGAGCCTCGACCGATGCCGCGGGCGTGCCGCCGGCGGCGATGAACGAGGCGCTGCGGGCGTTCGCCTACGACCTCGACCTGCAACGCGACGTCAAGCGCGGCGATCGCTTCACGGTGCTGCTCGAGCAGGCCTTCACCAGCGACGGAAGGCAGGTCGGCCATGGTCGCGTCATCTGGGCCGAGCTCAAGCTCTCGGGAAAGCGAACGGCCTCGGTGCATCGCTTCCGTCCGGAACGTGGCGCAGATCAGTTCTGGCTGCCCAACGGCCAGAGCGTGGTGAAATCGTTGATCCGCACGCCGATGGATCTGCGCCGCGTGTCGTCGCGTTTCGGCATGCGCGGCCATCCCATTCTCGGCTACACCGCCATGCACACCGGCATCGATTTTGCCGCCCCCTACGGCACCCCGGTGATTGCCGCCGGTAGCGGCGTGGTCAAGCAGGCCGGCCCCAATGGCGGTTACGGCAATTGGGTGCTGATCGCGCACGACCAGCGAATCTCCACCGGCTACGCCCATCTCGCGCGCTTCGCGCCGGGCATCCGGCCGGGTGCCCGCGTGCGCCAGGGCCAGGTGATCGGCTTTGTCGGCAGCACCGGCCTGTCGACCGGCCCGCACCTGCACTACGAACTGCACAGCGGCGGCCGGCCGGTGAATCCCATCACGCATCGCGCCGCCGTGCGCGGCTCGCTCGCCGGCAAGGACCTGGCGCGCTTCCGCGCCCAGGTGGCGAAGACCACCCGCGAGCGCAACTCGGCGCCGATGCTGGTGGCGCGCAGCGACTCCGACAGCGGCGATTCCGTGCGCACCACCGTTACGCCCATCCGCAGCCGATCACGGCCGCCGGCAAGCCGCGCCATCCAGCTGGCCTATCTCGTCGACAGCGTCGAGATGCCCAGCCTCTCGGCTTCGGCACCCAGGGCGAAGCCGGCGAAGGCGCGATCGGTGGTGAAGACGCACCGGAGCGTCAAGCGGCATGCGGCGGCCAAGCCGCCCAAGGCCGCCAAGCCGCGCTCAGGGGGCAAATACCGCTCGGCCGTCAAGCAGCGCCCGGCGGTGAAGTCGCACGCCGCGGTGAAGCAACACCCGACAGTAAAGATGCGCTCGGGCGTCAAGCACCGCTCGGGGGTGAAGCATCGCTCCCGGCTGAAGCACCGCTCCGCGGTCAGAGAGTCCCCGATGGTGCAGGCACGTCCGGTGGCGAAGCAGCGTTCCGTGGTCAAGAAGCATTCGGCGGTCAAGCAGCGCAAAATCGTGGTGACGCGCGCCGCCGCCAAATCGCGCGGCGGTACGAGCGCGCGCAAACGCTGA